AACTTCTTGCTTCAACAATAATTTTTAAATCTAGATTGTTTTCCGTTAGAAAAGCTTTTGTTTTTTCTATTGCTTTCGAAATTCCGCCTGCAAAATCATTATGATTATCTTTCAACATAATCATGTCATACAACGCAAAACGATGGTTTTCGCCACCACCAATTTTTACTGCCCATTTTTCACAAGCTCTGAATCCAGGAGTTGTTTTTCTAGTGTCTAAAATTTTTGTTTTTGTTCCTTCAAGTAATTGAGCAAAATTATTTGTTTTTGTAGCAATTGCAGACATTCTTTGCATTGAATTCAAAACCAAACGTTCTGCTTTCAAAATAGATTGAGAACTGCCTGAAACATGAAAAACTACATCGCCATATTTCACTTTACTTCCATCATTGATAAAAGTCTCAACCACAAGATTTTCATCAACTGATTTAAAAATCATTTTAGCAAATTCAACTCCTGCAATAATTCCTTCATCTTTCACTAAAAGTTTAGCTTTCCCTTTTGCCTCAAATGGAATACAAGCCAATGAACTATAATCGCCAGGACCAATATCTTCTCGGATTCCATTTGAAATTATTAACTCTAATTCTTTTTGAAATTGTGCTTCTGAAATCATTTTTAATAAATTGTTTGGCTAAAGTAGTACTTAATTTATCAAAGTAAAAATGAAAATTGAATTTGAATTTCTATTTTTGCACAACAACAACACAACAAAATGTACAAATTACTAATTCGTCCTTTCCTTTTTCTAATAGATCCTGAAAAAGTTCATTACTTCACATTTTCGCTAATTCGTTTCCTAAACAAAATTCCTGGTTTTTCTAATCTTTTTAAATCAATTTATGAAATAAAAGACAAAAGATTAGAAACAAAAGTTTTTGGATTAACATTTCCAAATCCTGTTGGATTAGCTGCTGGCTTTGATAAAAACGCAGTTCTGTATAAAGAATTGGCAAACTTTGGGTTTGGATTCATCGAAATTGGAACCGTAACGCCAAAACCTCAAGATGGAAATCCTAAAAAACGATTGTTTCGATTAAAAGAAGATGCTGCCATCATCAATAGAATGGGATTTAATAATGCCGGAGTTGATGAAGTTGTATTAAAACTAAAGCAAAACAAAAATGTTCTTATTGGTGGAAATATTGGTAAAAATAAAATCACTCCAAATGAAAATGCCGTTGACGATTACATCATTTGTTTTGAAAAATTATTTGACTATGTAGATTATTTTGTGGTTAATGTAAGCTCACCAAATACGCCAAATCTTCGTGAACTTCAGGAAAAAGAACCTTTAACCAAGTTATTACAAGTTTTACAAAACTTAAATAATGAAAAATCAAAGCCAAAACCAATTTTACTAAAGATTGCTCCTGATTTAACGAATGAACAGCTTCTTGATATAATTGATATTGTAAAAGAAACTAAAATTGCAGGTGTAATTGCTACTAATACAACTATTTCAAGAGAAGGTTTGAAATCTGAAAATAAAGTTGAAACTGGTGGTTTATCAGGAAAACCGTTAACCAATCGTTCGACCGAAGTAATTCGTTTTCTTGCTAAAAAAAGCAACAAAAGTTTCCCTATTATTGGTGTTGGTGGAATTCATTCAGCTCAGGATGCTTTAGAAAAAATTGAAGCTGGAGCAAGTTTAGTTCAATTATACACTGGTTTTATTTATGAAGGACCAAAATTGGTTAAGGAAATCAATAAAGCACTGCTTGAAAAAACTTTGTAACTTAGCCACTTTACAAATCTAAATTGAATACAAAAGTCAAAATCATAGAATGTCCGCGAGATGCCATGCAAGGCATCAAAGAATTTATTCCAACCGAAAAAAAAGTGGAATATATTCAATCATTGCTTCGTGTTGGCTTTGATACTATTGATTTTGGAAGTTTTGTTTCTCCAAAAGCCATTCCTCAAATGGCTGATACTGCCGAAGTTTTAGCACAACTTGATTTATCACAAACCGAAAGCAAATTATTAGCTATCATTGCCAATACAAAAGGTGCTGAATTGGCTTCTCAACACAAAGAAATTCAATATTTAGGCTTTCCTTTTTCTATTTCAGAGAATTTCCAAATGCGAAATACTCATAAAACAATAGCCGAAAGTTTAGTTACACTTCAAGAGATTTTAGATATTGCCGATAGAACCAATAAAGAAGTTGTGGCGTATCTTTCTATGGGTTTTGGAAATCCATATGGAGATATTTGGAATGTAGACATTGTAGCACAATGGACAGAAACCTTAGCCAAAATGGGAATAAAAATCCTTTCGCTTTCTGATACTATTGGAAGTTCTACACCTGAAATAATTGATTATTTATTCTCAAACTTAATTCCTAAATATCCTGATATTGAGTTTGGTGCTCATCTTCATACAACTCCAGATAAATGGCATGAGAAAGTAGATGCTGCCTACAAAGCAGGTTGTAAACGATTTGATGGTGCTATTCAAGGCTTCGGAGGTTGTCCTATGGCGAAAGATGATTTAACAGGAAACATGCCTACCGAAAAATTACTAAGTTATTTCACTACTCAAAAAGCAGATACCAATTGTAGTCCGATGAGTTTTGAAAGTTCCTATAACGAAGCGTTGAAGATTTTTACTAAATATCATTAGAAAATTATTTTTCAAATTAAAAAGCGTATATTTGCATGCAATTTAACAACAACTACAAATTGCAATGAACGCACACACAACTAAAATCGTTGGCGAAGGACTTACTTACGACGACGTGCTTTTAATCCCAAGTTATTCTGAAGTTTTACCACGCGAAGTAAACATTCAATCTAAATTTTCCCGAAATATTACTTTAAACGTTCCTGTAGTTTCTGCTGCTATGGATACCGTTACCGAAAGTGCTATGGCTATTGCAATGGCGCAAGAAGGCGGAATTGGTGTTTTACACAAAAACATGACAATTGAACAACAAGCTGCAAAGGTTAGAAAAGTAAAACGTGCAGAAAGCGGTATGATTATCGATCCTGTTACTTTACCATTGTCGGCAAAAGTTATTGATGCTAAGAATGCTATGAAAGAATATGGCATCGGAGGAATACCTATTGTAGATAAAAATCAAATTTTAAAAGGCATTGTTACTAATCGAGATCTTCGATTTGAAAAAAACCTTGAACGACCAATTGCTGAAGTAATGACCAAAAAGAAATTGGTAACTGTTGCCGAAGGAACTTCATTACAACAAGCAGAA
The window above is part of the Flavobacterium sp. PMTSA4 genome. Proteins encoded here:
- the nadC gene encoding carboxylating nicotinate-nucleotide diphosphorylase, with translation MISEAQFQKELELIISNGIREDIGPGDYSSLACIPFEAKGKAKLLVKDEGIIAGVEFAKMIFKSVDENLVVETFINDGSKVKYGDVVFHVSGSSQSILKAERLVLNSMQRMSAIATKTNNFAQLLEGTKTKILDTRKTTPGFRACEKWAVKIGGGENHRFALYDMIMLKDNHNDFAGGISKAIEKTKAFLTENNLDLKIIVEARSLDEIKEILQNEGIFRILIDNFNFEDTKTAVALIGDKCQTESSGNINEKTIRQYAECGVDYISSGALTHSVYNMDLSLKAL
- a CDS encoding quinone-dependent dihydroorotate dehydrogenase; this translates as MYKLLIRPFLFLIDPEKVHYFTFSLIRFLNKIPGFSNLFKSIYEIKDKRLETKVFGLTFPNPVGLAAGFDKNAVLYKELANFGFGFIEIGTVTPKPQDGNPKKRLFRLKEDAAIINRMGFNNAGVDEVVLKLKQNKNVLIGGNIGKNKITPNENAVDDYIICFEKLFDYVDYFVVNVSSPNTPNLRELQEKEPLTKLLQVLQNLNNEKSKPKPILLKIAPDLTNEQLLDIIDIVKETKIAGVIATNTTISREGLKSENKVETGGLSGKPLTNRSTEVIRFLAKKSNKSFPIIGVGGIHSAQDALEKIEAGASLVQLYTGFIYEGPKLVKEINKALLEKTL
- a CDS encoding hydroxymethylglutaryl-CoA lyase, with amino-acid sequence MNTKVKIIECPRDAMQGIKEFIPTEKKVEYIQSLLRVGFDTIDFGSFVSPKAIPQMADTAEVLAQLDLSQTESKLLAIIANTKGAELASQHKEIQYLGFPFSISENFQMRNTHKTIAESLVTLQEILDIADRTNKEVVAYLSMGFGNPYGDIWNVDIVAQWTETLAKMGIKILSLSDTIGSSTPEIIDYLFSNLIPKYPDIEFGAHLHTTPDKWHEKVDAAYKAGCKRFDGAIQGFGGCPMAKDDLTGNMPTEKLLSYFTTQKADTNCSPMSFESSYNEALKIFTKYH